The following coding sequences are from one Odontesthes bonariensis isolate fOdoBon6 chromosome 10, fOdoBon6.hap1, whole genome shotgun sequence window:
- the LOC142390686 gene encoding oxysterol-binding protein-related protein 2-like: protein MSNEDEFYDAVTGLDSDESYEGVSEASFKDAQVFDCSSQKNNGSVPQENGIKKHRTSLPVPMFSRNTVSVWGILKKCIGLELSKITMPIVFNEPLSFLQRITEYMEHTYLINRACSLSDSIERMQAVAAFAVSAVASQWDRTGKPFNPLLGETYELIREEQGFRLVSEQVSHHPPVSAFHAESLVGDFVFHGSIYPKLKFWGKSVEAEPKGTITLELLKHNEAYTWSNPYCCVHNIILGKLWIEQYGTVEIINHSTGDKCVLNFKPCGMFGKELHRVEGYIQDKSKKKLRVIYGKWTECMWSVDPRAYEAHKKSEKKGDNKKQKNDEHDGAENDDADDMPEVQETVSIVPGSTLLWRIDSRPANSAMMYNFTNFAMSLNELEPGMEAILPHTDCRFRPDIRAMENGNMDEASKEKERLEVKQRAARKERSKHDDEWSTRWFQTGSNPYTSSQDWIYSGGYFNRNYQGLPYIY, encoded by the exons ATGAGCAATGAGGATGAGTTTTACGACGCCGTCACTG GCCTTGATTCAGATGAGTCATACGAGGGCGTGTCGGAGGCCAGTTTCAAAGATGCACAAGTGTTTGATTGCAGCAGTCAGAAAAACAATGGATCAGTACCCCAAGAGAATGGCATCAAGAAACACAG GACATCTTTACCTGTGCCCATGTTTTCCAGAAACACAGTCAGTGTCTGGGGTATCCTAAAGAAATGTATCGGGCTG GAACTGTCCAAGATCACGATGCCTATCGTCTTCAATGAGCCTCTGAGCTTCCTGCAGAGAATCACAGAATACATGGAACACACTTACCTCATCAACAGAGCCTGCTCACTGTCCGACTCCATAGAACGCATGCAG GCAGTAGCTGCTTTTGCTGTGTCAGCAGTTGCTTCTCAGTGGGACAGAACTGGAAAACCCTTCAACCCTCTGCTGGGAGAAACATATGAACTTatcag GGAGGAGCAGGGTTTCCGGCTGGTGTCAGAGCAGGTATCCCATCATCCTCCTGTCAGTGCCTTCCACGCAGAGAGCCTGGTTGGGGACTTTGTCTTTCACGGCTCCATCTACCCTAAACTCAAGTTCTGGGGCAAGAGTGTTGAGGCGGAGCCTAAAGGAACTATCACACTAGAGCTGCTCAA GCACAATGAAGCGTACACATGGAGTAACCCGTACTGCTGTGTACACAACATCATCCTGGGCAAACTATGGATAGAGCAGTATGGCACAGTGGAAATAATCAACCATAG CACTGGAGACAAGTGTGTGTTGAATTTCAAGCCATGCGGGATGTTTGGCAAAGAGCTGCACAGAGTAGAGGGATACATCCAAGACAAGAG TAAGAAGAAGCTCCGTGTTATCTATGGGAAATGGACGGAGTGCATGTGGAGTGTCGACCCTCGAGCCTACGAGGCCCACAAGAAGTCCGAGAAGAAAGGAGATAACAAGAAGCAAAAAAAT GATGAGCATGATGGAGCAGAGAACGACGATGCAGACGACATGCCCGAAGTCCAAGAGACGGTCTCTATCGTACCGGGAAGCACTCTGTTGTGGAGGATAGACTCCAGACCAGCTAACTCTGCCATG ATGTATAACTTCACAAACTTTGCGATGTCTCTAAATGAGCTGGAGCCTGGTATGGAAGCCATCTTGCCCCATACCGACTGTCGCTTCAGGCCTGACATCAGAGCCATGGAGAATGGCAACATGG ATGAAGCCAGCAAGGAGAAGGAGAGACTGGAGGTGAAACAGAGAGCTGCCAGGAAGGAGAGATCCAAGCATGACGATGAGTGGTCAACCAG GTGGTTCCAGACGGGCTCCAACCCATACACCAGCTCCCAGGACTGGATCTACTCCGGTGGCTACTTCAACAGGAACTACCAGGGTCTGCCATATATCTACTGA